TAAAGGGCGGAAGGTATTTAAAGCGAGCAAACCAAGCTTTTGCAGATATTTTAGGGTATGACTCTCCCGATGAGATGCTAGGTATCAGCATGAGGCAACTCCATCTCTCTGAAAAAGACTACAATGAATTCGGTGAAACTACGTATACTAGGCTCAAATCCGGTGAACCATTGAAGGTTGAATATCAGGCACGAAGAAAAGACGGTAATGCAATTTGGTGCCTATTTACAGGGCAGGCTGTAGATAGAAATGCTCCTGCCAATCTGTACAAAGGTGTTTTGTGGGTTGTTGATGATATTACGAAAAGAAAGGCTAAGGAAGAGTATTTATTGCAGATGGCCACCACGGATGACCTTACAGGAGCGCTGCATCGAAAAGAGTTTTTCCGTCGAATAAAGTTTCTTACAGATGGAGTAGGTCAGGACGCTCAGAGGTGTTCTGTTTTAATGATTGATTTTGATAACTTTAAAAAGATCAATGATACATTCGGGCACGAAGCCGGAGACGCTGTTTTGCGCGATTTTTCCATTCTGTGTAAAGAACATCTTAGAGATAACGACTTGTTTGCAAGAATCGGTGGAGAAGAATTTGTTGTTTTTTTACCGAAAACAACGAGGTATAAAGCTGTTCAAGTTGCAGAACGGTTGCGCAAAAATTTTGCAGAGAAGGATACTATCTGTTGTGGTAATATTATCCCCTGTACAATCAGTATTGGAGTTGCCGGAGCGACTTCAAAATACATAGCGACAGAAGAATTACTTCGCAGTGCTGACTCGCGTTTGTATAAAGCCAAGAATAGCGGACGAAATAGGGTCGTTTTTTTTGATGAATAAGAAGTAAGATAGATCAAGTGTGGATAGTTTTAACGAGAACGTTTTTCTACAGTTAATAAAAAAGGGCATTGTTCCAAACTGGATACAATCCCCTTTTTATTAGAGCTTAGGTCTTTGGTGTATCATAAAAAGAAAGGGCTATTTCTTACCGCCGCCTTTGCCGCCGCCTTTACCGCCGCCCTTGCCATTTCCACCACCTTTTCCATTTCCGTTGCTGCCGCTTTTACCGCCGCCTGCACTATTTCCACCGTTCCCACCGCCTTTGCCGGAATTACCGGAACTGGCACCGCGAGCACTGCTTTTAGATTGGCCAAGACCTACAGCTTTGCTTCCACCAGCCTTGCCGGCTTTTGCACCCGGAGCAGTGGAGTAGCCTTTTTTAACGTTACGGGCTGTCGCAACACTTCTATTTTTTTTCTGTCCACCAAATCCAGCATTCTTGCTTCTTTTCGTTTTGCCCAGAGCTTTACCGTTGAGAGCTCCTAAAACACTTGGGTGAACTCCAAGCTCGTGTGCAATTTGTCCCCAGCCCATCTCTGCTTCGCGCATATTTGCTATATCAGCAGTAGTAACAGAGGTCATGGATGCCATTGCGTCATCTGCTTCAGCTTGAGCGGCAGCCAAACTTGCTTCGGCAGCTGCTACAGCCTCTGCAGCAGCTGCAAGCGCTGCGTCATCTGCTTCAGCCGCGGCCAAGGCTGCTTCAGCTTCTTGAGCCGTTGCTACAGCTGCTTCGGCTTCGGCAACAGAAGCTAATGCAGCATCCACTTCTGCATCAGGTTGTGCGGCAACAGCCGCAGCTAGCGCATCCGCTTTGGCTGCTTGAGCTGGATTCGCAAAAGAAGGAGCTTCGTCAGTACCGGCCTCTGCTGCCGCATCGGCCCCTTCTTCTGTACCAGTATCTGTTGTGGCATCTGTACCTTCTTCTGCACCTGCTTCTGTTGCAGTATCTGTACTGGGAGCCGCGTCTGTTTCAACTCCCGTGCTGGTGGTTGCATCGGTTTCTGCAAAAGAAACAGCTGCAAAAGAACAAACCATCAGGCAGCATATTATGCCTAAGACTGCATATATCTTATTTACTTTCATCTAATCCTCCTCCTAGTTCACTTTTGTAATAAATCGTACAGATTCAGGCAGCTTCTGTGTTTTATTGCTTGAACCAACAATTTCTGACTGTCCGAACCAGCTAATAGGTAGCTGGTTTCTTTCAACATCAGGAACATAACCAGTTATATAATTTTTGATGGCAACAGCTCGTGATTTTGCAAGAGATTTATTCCCTTTTACATAAACAACAACATTGACAGAAAGATTAGGTGCATTTTTGAGCATTGCTCCTAACAATTTTAAAGATGCTGTTGTTTCTGTTTTTATTTCTGCTGTTTCTTTTTCAAATTTTACAGTCTCAAAGCTTACTTTTCGCTTACCAATATAAAAATTACGCCAAGAATAATCACCAAGCTTGTTAAGACTGGCAACTGCATTCAAAGCAAGGTGACCATCTGGGTAGTATTTAAGGTATCTTAATAATGCCTTATGCTCTCGCTTATAACGCTTCATCCCATGCAAAGCAGAAGCAGTGTTAAATAGCGCTTCAGGGTCATACTCGTCTTTTCGTAATACTATCTGATATTGGTCGTACGCTTTTTGCCACTCTCGTTTATCCAGATAATTGTGCCCAAGATACAAATGAGCATATGTTGAATCGGGATTAAGCTGTAATGCGCGTAGATATGCCTTGCGCTCATTTTTATAATCCATGACAGACCAGTAGTTAATTCCAAGCCAGAACTGGTAGTCATCGTCATTAGGTTCAAGTGCTACAGCCTTTTTTAGGTGCTTAAGCGCTGCTTCCGGCTTATCTTGTGCTAGGAGCATACGTCCAAGGAAGTAATGAGACATTGCGTCATCTGGATTTTCAGCTACAGCTTGTTCAAAATCTTTTTGACCTTGGCTATATTTTTCCATCCCAAGATAATATTGCCCTTTTACTCCGGTACAGCCGGCCACCATCACAACGAATATTCCAATCAAAGCAACTCGGGACACTATGTTAGATATGCTCATCTACTACTCTCAAAGTCTTTAACGTTGAACAGATATAAAACATCCAAGACATCTATTTTATTTTTCTTCTGAAACACCTAACAGGCGGGGGCGTAAAGAAAGTTCACGCGCAAACTTATGAGGAGAAGTTCCCTTTTTTACAGCCTGCGTTGCCTTCTCCATAAAATCATCCGGAGCCACACCACCTCTCGTAACAATTGCAAAAAGTTGCGGAAGTTCTTTCCATCGACTCATTACAGCATCATCTTTCATGACGAGAGTAATAAATTCATTCAACTGTGAGGAAGAAACACCAGACTGTTTCAACAGCGAATACAGGCTGAATGCTGCCAGTGCTGTCTTAATCTTTTTGCTGTGATGAGAAGAAAGAAACGCCTCAGCCTGAGCGTGTGTAGCTCCTTGTGAGAAGGCTTCGTGCATAGTTCGTATCTCTGATTCACTAGGAGTTTTATTTGTATACTGAGCTAACAGCTGTTTTGAAAACTCCATTTCTTTAAACAGGCTTTTCAATGCCATACAAATACGTTCACCTTGAATCCTTTTGGCACTCCCCTCACGGATTTTTTCTTCGAAGACAGATGCAGGTAACTTTGAGTTTTTGGCTG
This sequence is a window from Halodesulfovibrio aestuarii DSM 17919 = ATCC 29578. Protein-coding genes within it:
- a CDS encoding sensor domain-containing diguanylate cyclase codes for the protein MNLTEANRLIATLKEQLEIEQALNNVAFEAIGLFDENLKCVAANAEALKTMGYTLEELPTLSAFDFLAEESLAIARKNVEKGFAEPYFATCKRKDGTTFPAEVRGKAVTLHGHRYRATAMRDLTFTRAIEIDLADTMYELELIFNNCKVGLMLLKGGRYLKRANQAFADILGYDSPDEMLGISMRQLHLSEKDYNEFGETTYTRLKSGEPLKVEYQARRKDGNAIWCLFTGQAVDRNAPANLYKGVLWVVDDITKRKAKEEYLLQMATTDDLTGALHRKEFFRRIKFLTDGVGQDAQRCSVLMIDFDNFKKINDTFGHEAGDAVLRDFSILCKEHLRDNDLFARIGGEEFVVFLPKTTRYKAVQVAERLRKNFAEKDTICCGNIIPCTISIGVAGATSKYIATEELLRSADSRLYKAKNSGRNRVVFFDE
- a CDS encoding tetratricopeptide repeat protein produces the protein MSISNIVSRVALIGIFVVMVAGCTGVKGQYYLGMEKYSQGQKDFEQAVAENPDDAMSHYFLGRMLLAQDKPEAALKHLKKAVALEPNDDDYQFWLGINYWSVMDYKNERKAYLRALQLNPDSTYAHLYLGHNYLDKREWQKAYDQYQIVLRKDEYDPEALFNTASALHGMKRYKREHKALLRYLKYYPDGHLALNAVASLNKLGDYSWRNFYIGKRKVSFETVKFEKETAEIKTETTASLKLLGAMLKNAPNLSVNVVVYVKGNKSLAKSRAVAIKNYITGYVPDVERNQLPISWFGQSEIVGSSNKTQKLPESVRFITKVN